GACCCCGACGCGTTGATCAGCCGGTCGAAACTCCCGTCGAGGCTGCCCGGCACGGTGAAAGCAATATCGAGCGCGCTGGCAAGACTGGCGCGCTCCAGATTGGGATCGACGAGGACGACCTCGGTCCCGGGAATGGATCGTGCCAGGAAAGCGACAAGCGTACCGACGACACCGGCCCCGAAGACGGCCACACGTTCGCCGGGCTGGATGGCCGCATCCCAGACGATGTTGAGCGCCGTCTCCATATTGGCCGTAAGAACGCCGCGCGCCGCGGGCAGATCCGCGGGAAGCGGAACAATGCCTGAAACAGGAACGACAAATCTGTCCTGGTGCGGGTGGAGACAGAAAACGGTCTGGCCAATCAATTCCGCCTCGCCAGCTTCCACCGTTCCAACGGCACAATAGCCGTATTTCAGCGGAAAGGCGAATTCCCCCTCCATGCAGGGAAGCCGCATCCTCTCGCGCTCGCTCTCGGGAACCAGACCCTGGAAGACCGTAGCCTCCGTACCGCGGCTGATCCCGGTATAGAGAGTGCGCACCTGGACCTCCCCGTCGCCCGGCGGACGCAATGCGGTGGACCGCATGGACGTTTTTCCCGCAGCCTCGAACCAAAGCGCCTGCGCAGACGTTGAGCGTTCTTGGGAGTCCGGTCGAAGCGGGGAAAATGTCATGCGATCATCCTGTGGAGGAGGCCTCGTAGTCAGGGGCGATAAGGGGGACAGGGTGCCAATTCAGTGTGGTCGGCTCTCGCCAGCGACTTTCGTCATCGACACCTTGAACTTCATTTCGAGTTTAGCTGGCACTAACTAGAGCAGGACAAGAGGATGTCGCCCCCTGATCAAAGAAAATTGTTTTCGGTCAAATTGACGATCCACCGGCCCTACATCTGCGTAAACACTGCCAATATACCAGGAGGACAGCATGACAGGCGAGAGCCCCTTCTCAATCAACGGGACAGATCCGGCAGTGGAGGTCGAACGCACAGTATCGGAGTTGCGCTATGGTCGCCCGATCATTCTGCACGACAACCAGAACAAGATGGCGCTCGTCGCGCTCGATGCGGTCCAGCCTCGCCTCTTCGACCAGTTTGCCGAAGCTGCGCGGCAGAACCATGGACTTTTGCTGACGCGGCCGCGGGCGGCTCGCATCGGCATCAAGACAACCACGGATGTGCTGGTCCCGCTTGCCGGTAAAGGTTTTGACTGGGCGTCCAGGCTTTCCTACGCGGTCGACGTCGACCGGCCGGAGACATGGACAGCCGCGCCGGCTCTTGCTTCCGCCGCCGTCGATCTGACTCAGACCGCTTTACTGCTCCCTGCTCTCGTCTGCGCTGACGTCTCGGAGGATTCCTCGGCGTTTTCCGGTTGCTGTAGCCTTCATGCGGACCGGATTGCCGGCGCGCGGCCGGCGCGCGAAAGCTTCCAGCAGATCGTCAGGACGCGTGTGCCGCTGAATGACTACGGCGATGCGGATTTTGTCGTCTTCCGTGGCGGCCTTGCCCAGAAGGATCAGGTTGCCATCATCGTCGGCAAGCCGGATGTGTCGAAGCCGGTTCCCATCCGCATCCACTCGTCCTGCATCACCGGCGATCTGTGCGGCTCGCTGAAATGCGACTGTGGCGACCAGCTGCGCAACGGGCTGGACCTCCTGCTACAGGCCGGCGGCGGCGTTCTGCTTTATCTCGATCAGGAAGGACGCGGGACGGGAATCGGCGCCAAGATGCGCGCCTATGGCTATCAGCATCGCGGACTGGATACGATCGATGCCGATGCGGAGCTTGGCTTTGCGCCCGACCACCGCCGCTACGAGTCGGCGATTGCCATGCTGAAGCTCCTGTCGATCTCGCAGGTCGTCGTCTACACGAACAATCCGACGAAGATCGAGAGCCTGCGACGCGCCGGCATCACCGTCCACGCCCGCACGCCGGTGCTTGGACGCGTCACGAGCGAGAATGAGAACTATCTGCGGACCAAGACCTTGCGGGCCGGCCATATGCTGGACCTCGAAACCTTGATCGCAGCGGAATGACTGCTGAGGCATCCCCATGACACTGCTTCAGGATCTGAGTGAACGGGCCGGCGAGCCACAGAAGCGATGGTTGCCGGATGGCGGCGGGCTGATGGCGAATACGCTGAAAGTCCTGCTGTCGGTCTACTGCGTCTCGCTCCTCATCGGCTGGATGGCGACACGCCATCTGGCGCTCGAGGGACATGTGGTCATGCTTGCCGCGGCAATTCTCGCCGTCATGTTTCTGTTCGTCCTCATGGGCCTGCCGCGCCACCGGCATGCGAGGTTCGGCTATGGCAATGCCGTGACCGCGATCCGGGCGGGCCTGGTCAGCCTCGTGGCGGCCACCATTCTTTCCTCGCAGAGCTTTGCCGAGGGCGAGGTCACGGTCCTCATCTGGTCAATGGTCGCCGCCACCTGCCTGGCTTTGGCCCTGGACGGTGTCGACGGTTCGCTTGCCCGCCTCTTTCGCCAGCAATCCGAACTCGGCGCCCGCTTCGACATGGAGGTGGATGCCTTCCTGATCCTGATGCTCTCCATTGCCTGCTTCGTTCTGGACAAGGCCGGCGCCTGGGTCATGGCAATCGGGATGATGCGCTATGCCTTCGTCGCGGCGCAATGGCTCTTCCCTGCCCTTCGGGCGGAACTCTTTGCCTCGGTGCGGCGCAAATTGGTCTGCGTTATCCAGGTCGCGGCCTTGTGCCTGGCCGTCGTTCCAGGCCTGGCACAGCCTTTCACCGGCGCCCTCTGTGCCATCTGCCTGCTTCTCCTGGCCTATTCCTTTGCCGTGGACACGGCATGGCTCATCACGCGGTCGAGGCGAGCAGCCCGATGAGGAAGGGCGTTTCGACCCAGCTCGGTCTGTTGCGATCGGTCGTGATCTATTACGGCCTTCCCTGGCGCCGGCGCAGTCTCCATCGGTTCTACGGCGCCCTCATCGAGCCCGGCCATCTGGTATTCGATATCGGTGCCCATGTGGGAAGCCGAAGCCGGACACTTGCGGCGCTGGGCGCGCGGGTGGTCGCCGTCGAACCCCAACCGGTCTTCGCGGATTTCCTTGAGCGGCATCTGGCCAAACGGCTGCTGGCGCTGGAGCGGGTCGCCGTGGGGCGCGAGATGGGCGAAATCGACCTGCACATCTCCACCCGTCATCCGACGGTCACCAGCATCTCGCCGGAATTCCTCGCGGCGGCGAAACAATCGCCCGGCTTCTCGTCCGTGGACTGGGACAGCAAGGTCAGGGTTCCGATGACGACTTTGGAAAGCCTGGTGTCGCGTTACGGACGTCCGGACTTCTGCAAGATCGATGTGGAGGGTGTCGAGGCCGATATCCTGCGCGGCATGGAAGCGCCGCTGCCGCTGATCGCCTTCGAATACATTCCGTCCATGATGGCGCTGACGGAAGCGGCGATCGAGGTTCTGGAGCAGAAGGGCCGCTACCGCTTCAACCGCGTGATCGGCGAAAGCCATCGTTTCCACGCGGAGGAGTGGGTGGATGCCCTGACCCTGCGCCGCGATCTTGCCGGCCTACCGAGGGATGCGCCGTCGGGTGACATTTACGCGCGCCTGTCGCCTTGAGCCGTCACATGGCCCTTACGGCGATGAAAGACGAGGACGGCGAGGCCCGGCAGCGAACCGATCAGCGCAAGAGCTCCGTACAGGATACTGGCGGCGACACCCTGCGCGCTGGCGAGCCCGACCAGCGGCCAAAGCGCCGCTGCGGCGGCTTCCCGCGTTCCCCAGCCGCCGAACCCGGTGGGGATCAGCATGGACAAGAGGCACAGAGGAATGACGGTCACCAAAGCGGTGACAGGCAGAGCACCGCCTGTTGCATAGGCCGCCAACCAGAAGAGCAGAAGATAGGCGCCCGTGGTGCCGAGACTGAGCAGGAGCTGTACCCTCCAAGCTCCTCTTTCGACGAAGGCGCGAGTGAGATCCTGGCGAAGGGACCGGAGCCGGCGCAGGATCAATCCGCTCGCGCCCAGCAGCAGCATGACGACAAGGGCAAGCCAGACCGGCGCCGCGCCCGGCAGGATCCTGGCCAGCAGGCTTGGCCAGAACAGGAGGCCGCAGGCACAGATGGAAAAGAAAGCGAGCTGGCCCGACAGGCGCTCCAGGATTACCGCTTTTGTCGAAAGAGCCATCCCCGCCCCGCCCTCTCCTCGACCGCGATAGGCGCGCAGGGCGTCTCCGGCCATGCCGCCGGGCAGGACCTGGTTCAGCGCGCTGGCGAGGTAATATTCACCGAGCGCATGGCTCGCCGGCATTTTCTGTCCGAGCCGGCCTGCGGTAAAACGCCAGCGCAGGGCGGACAGGATGATCTGGATCTGGACGATGACAAGTCCGCTCACGACGGCAAGGAGCGAGACTTGGCCCAGGGCCTGTCGGATTGCCGCCGTATCGAGAAGCAGAAACAAGGCCAGCAAAAGGCTGATGATCGCCAGGCCACTGGCTATGGGAATGGGACGCAACTGCCTTGTCTTCCTTCCTGTCTGAATAACGCATTTCTGGAGGTTTTACCGTGAGATCCGACAGTCGGGCCAGCACAATCGCAGATCAGGAAGGTCCTGGCCGGCGCGGTCTCGGTGGGCTGGCTGCCTGGACCATGGTTCTCCTGACGAGCTTTCTGGTCCTGACCCTGCCCGATCATCCAGACGCCATCACCCCCGCCGCATTTCTTCGCCTGCCATTGGAGCTTCCAATCCTGATCCTGCTGCTGGCCATGGTGCGGGGACCGGCCAACATGGCTTTGCGTCTCGCGGTTACAATGCTTGCCGGCCTCATCCTCTCGCTGAAGCTTGCCGATATCGCGGTCCAGACGGCTTTCCAGCGCCCCTTCAATCCCTATCTCGATGCCAAGATGGTGATCGACGGCTGGAACCTGTTTTCAGGAACCGTCGGGGTCACCGTTGCCGGCTTGATCATCCTGACCTCCATCCTCCTGGTCGCGGCTCTCCTGACCCTTTACGCGATTGCGATGAAACGGATCTCTCGATCCGCTCCTTACGTCCGAGGCGGCGCCGCCTTCGCGGCAGGTCTGCTCATCTGTATCGGTGCCGCATCCCTGGCCACTCACCGCGCGCTTCCGCTGCAATGGGAGGCCGGAATGGCGCCCAATCTCGTCAACCGCGTCACGCTTGTCGCGCATTCGGTTGCCGATATGGCCGAATTCGAAGCCGAGATCCTTCAAGACCGCCCTTTGCCGCCGCCTGACACCCTGTTCAACGCGGTCAAGGGGCGCGACGTCATCCTGATCTTCATCGAATCCTATGGCAGGAGCGCCATCGAGGATCCGGCCTATGCGCCGACCATAAAGCCGCGGCTTGCGCGCCTGGAACAGGCGTTCGCGGCAGAGGGATTTTCCGCAGCAAGCCGGTGGGTGACCTCCCCGACAGTGGGCGGCTTGAGTTGGCTCGCCCACGGATCGCTGCTGTCCGGCCTCTGGATCAACAATCAGGCGCGCTATGACCGCCTGATGATCAGCGAGAGGCCGAGCCTCAACCGCCTCTTCTCGCAGGCAGGATGGCGCAGCGTCGCGGTCATGCCGGCCATCACCATGGCCTGGCCGGAAGCCGATTATTTCGGCTATGATCAGGTTCTCGCGGCGCGCGACCTCAACTATAGGGGCAAGCCCTTCAACTGGGTCACCATGCCCGATCAATACACCCTGTCTGCCTTCGAGAAGCAGGTGCGCGCGGTGGATCCGCGCAAGCCGGTCATGGCCGAGATCGCGCTGATATCAAGCCATGCGCCCTGGACCCCGGTCCCTTCGCTGATCGATTGGCACTCCGTCGGTGACGGGACGAGTTTCAACGACCAGGCGGCAGCCGGTCCGTCGCCGCAGGATGTCTGGGCGCAGAATGATCGCGTGCGCAACCATTATATCCGCACCATCGATTACAGCCTCGAAACGCTCGGGAGCTACATTACGAACTTCGGTAAAGATGCGCTGTTCATCCTGATCGGCGACCACCAGCCGGCAGCACTCGTCACCGGTCCGGATGCCTCCCGCGATGTGCCTCTTCATATTGTGACGCGCGATGCTGCCCTGGCCGCTCGCTTCCAGGCGCAAGGTTTCGTGTCCGGGCTGACCCCGCAGGACGGGACGCAGATGTCGATGAGCAGCCTGCGCAGCCTGCTCATCGATACGCTGACAGATGGGTGATCAACGTCTCGCAGGTGGCTTCGAGCCTCAGAGCGCCCAGCCGCCATCGATATTATAGGCCTGTCCGGTCGTATAGGTGGCCCCCGCGAGATAGACGGCAAGGCCGGCAATCTCTTCCGGCGTTCCGAGCCGTCCCATCGGCTGACGGGCGATGAAGGCCGCGCGTGCTGCCTCGTAATCGCCTTGAGCGCGCATTCTTTCTTCCAACGAGGGGCTCTGCACGGTCCCTGGGCAAATCGCGTTGCAGCGGATGCCCTTGCCGACGTAATCCGCGGCAACCGATTTGGTCAGTCCGATGACGGCGGCCTTGGTCAGGCTGTAGGCGCAGCGATTGGGAACCCCTTTAATGCTGGAAGCGACCGACGCCATGTTGATGATCGCGCCCTCCCCCTTCTCAAGCATGCCGGGCAATGCGGCCTGGATGGTGCGGATCATGGCGCGGACATTGAGGTCGAAGGCGAAACTGAGATCCGTGTCGTTGACGTCGAGAACGCTGCCGCTATGGACGACGCCGGCGCAATTGAACAGGATATCGACGGTGCCGACCTCGGCAAAGAAGCGCTTCACAGCCTCGCTATCGAGCACGTCGAGCCGTTTGGTGGTGATCCTCTCCTCGGAAGACAGTGTGGAGAGCGCCTCCTCGTTGATGTCTGTCGCCAGGACCCGCGCGCCGGCCGCCGCAAAGGCCAGCGCGCTGGCGCGGCCGATCCCCTGCCCTGCCGCCGTCACGACAACAAGCTTATTGTCCAATCTCGTCATGATCTTCTCTTCCATCCCTGTTTGACGTCCGGGGCTCTCCTCGCGCCCGGTGCTGCAAAGGCCAGTCACGCAGATGCGCAGTCGACCGTGAGCAACCACAATTCCCCCGTTTCGGCGGAGTTTGGCAAGCGAAATTGTCTCCGGCGCGACCACTTCCGTCACTGTGTCAGGTGACACTTATGCGAAAGCACTTGCCTTTCGGGCGAAAAAACCCTTGGCTGCAAGAAAAGGTAAGGTTTGCGCCCCATATTGATGCAAGAGGCGCATGATGGACAGATGACGGATCACCAGTTTCAGGCCAAATTCTGGGGCACGCGGGGCAGCGTCCCCGTCTCCGGTAAGGATTTTCAGCGTTACGGCGGCAACACCCCTTGCATTGAAGTGCGGTGCGGCGGGCACGTGATGATTTTCGACGCGGGGTCCGGAATCCTCGGCGCGGGACAAGCGCTGCTCGGCGAGGATGTCAGCGAAATCGACGTCTTCTTCTCGCACTGTCATTACGACCATATCATCGGGCTTCCCTTCTTCAAGCCGATCTACAATCCCGCCACGACGGTCTCTTTCTGGTCCGGGCACATGCACGGGAGAATGACGACGTCGCAGATGATCAAGCAGTTCATCAGCCCGCCCTTCTTTCCGATCAATATCGAGATCTGCAACGCCACCCTGCGTTTCTGCGACTTCGCGGCCGGAGCCGTCCTGACACCGAAGCCCGGCATCACTCTGAAAACCTTCAGCCTGTTCCATCCCGGCGGATGCATCGGCTATCGCATCGAATTCATGGGCAAGATCCTGGCTTTGGTGTTCGACATCGAACATGTGCCGGGCGAGCTCGATCCCGTGGCTCTGGAAATGATGAAAGGTGCGGATGTCGTCGTCTATGATTCAGCCTTCACCGAATCGGAAATGCAGCGCTATCGCGGCTTCGGCCACTCGACCTGGGAACAGGGCGTTCGGCTGATGAAGGCGGCAGAGGCCAAGAAACTTGTTCTCTTCCATCACGCGCCGGGTCGCACCGATGGCGAAATGGCACTGTTGGAGAAACTGGCGCAGGAGGCCTTTCCGGATACGATTGCCGCCTATGACGGCCTGGTCATCGATTTCGAGACGGAAATGGAAGCGCCGCTTTCCGAGTGAGCCGATTGCCGCAAGCGCGGCGAATATGCTGCTAACTTTGTACCGAGCCAAAGTTTGCTCGCCGTTCGAGGAATGCTCCCGCCGCTCGGGTTGACGTCAACTTTGGATGGTAAACAGGTCTCGGGCCATGGAAAAGCCATCAGCATAGCGTCAGGCCCGTGGCCTATTCTGTCGGCCGGGTTCAGATCTTATTCGCACAACAGGTTTTGTCACGCGTGGATGCCATCAGGAATGCCTTTTCGGAGCGGCAATTGCGCCGGGCGCGGATCCTCAGCGGCCTGATCATCTTCCTGTTCCTGCTCATGCACACGCTCAACCACAGCATGGGGCTGATCTCCGTGCGCGCGGCCGACCAGGCCCGGCCGCTGCTATTGGCCGTCTGGCGCTCTGCGCCCGGCACCTTCCTGCTTTACGGCTCCTTTGTCGTCCATATCGTCCTCGTGCTGCGCACCCTCTATATCCGCCGCAGCCTGTCCATGCCCAATGGCGAAGCGATCCAGATCCTGCTGGGTCTGCTCGTCCCGGTTCTCATCATCGACCATATTCTGTCGACGCGAGTGGCCTCGACCCTCTTCCATCTCCGCGACAGTTACGAAACCATCGTGCATTTGCTGTGGAGCAAATCGCCGCGCGACGGCGTCATCCAGTCCATCGCACTGATCGTCATCTGGGCCCATGGTTGTCTCGGCATTCATTTCTGGCTCCGCCATCGCGCCTGGTATGTGCAGCTCTGGCCCTGGATCCTGACCTTTGCCATTCTGGTGCCGACCCTGTCGCTCCTGGGATTTGCCCAGATGGGGCGGACGCTTGCCAATCCGACCTTCCCCTTGAGCGGCTTTCCCGGCGGGACTTACGATCCCACGCTGCTTCCTGCCGGAGCTGCCGATACGTTGCGCGACATCAAGGCGGTTCTCTATTCCGGCCTCGCGGGCGCCCTGTTCTTCGTGCTGGCCGCGCGGCTGATCCGTTGGCTGAAGGCGCGCGCGCATCTTGTCACCATCCGCTACATTACCGGCGAAGTGATCAGCGTTCCCCGCGGCTTCACCGTCCTGGAGGCAAGCCGCGTCGCCGGCAAGGCCCATTATGCGGTCTGCGGCGGCAAGGGACGCTGTTCGACCTGCCGCGTCCAGATCATCGACGGACAGGACAATCTGCCGCCGCCGGATCAGCTGGAATCGCATACGCTGGAGCGCATCCATGCCGAACCCGGCGTGCGCCTTGCCTGCCAGCTGCGACCAACGGGCACGGTGACACTCTCGCCCATTCTGGTCGCCCTCCCGCAGACGCAGGGAACGCCGGACAATTACGAGGCGATTCCCGGACGGGAGCGGGAAATCGCCATCCTCTTCTGCGATATCCGCAACTTTACCAGCCTTTCCGAAAGCCGGCTGCCTTTCGATATCGTCTTTCTCCTGAACCGCTATTTCGCGGTTGTCGGATCGGCCGTCGAGGCCGCCGGCGGACGGGTCGACAAATTCATCGGCGATGGCGCCATGGCCCTGTTCGGGATCAGCGAGGGCATGGACGAAGGTTGCCGGCAGGCCGTCCGAGCCGCGGCCGCGATCATGGATGGCGTCGATGAACTCAATCGGCAAATGGCACAGGATCTGACGGTTCCACTGCGGGTGGCAATCGGCATTCATGCCGGCTCCGCCGTGGTCGGCACGCTCGGTTACGGCCAGACGCGCAATCTGACCGCGATCGGCGATACGGTGAACGTCGCAAGCCGCATGGAGGCGACGGCCAAGGAACTCGATATGCCGCTGGTCATATCCGAGCCGGTCGCCAGCTGCAGCGGCGTCGATACGACAGGGGCGGACGCCCGCGAAATCACGGTGCGAGGCCGCACCATCCCCTTGAAGATCTTCGTCTTGAACCGGCCGGCGGTCGGCTGAAGGAAGCGGCGCGGAGGTCTTGCGCGCGGTTGCGCCTCCAAGCCATCGTGCGTCCGGGAAAAATCCGTGCTAGCGTCGCGCATGACAAGCAGCGACGACAACAGCTTCTATCAAACGCTCCCGCTCCTGACGCGGTTCGAAGGGGTTGCGGATGCCTCCAACTACGCGCCTTTGCCGGAGGGCTGGCTATTGGCTGTCGCCGATATTGTCGGCTCCACGAAGGCTATCGAAGAGGGTCGCTATAAGACGGTCAACCTGGCCGGCGCCAGCGTCATATCGGCGCTCTTGAACGGAACAGGCGCGCGGGACTATCCTTTCGTGTTCGGCGGCGACGGCGCAACCGTCGCTTTACCCGGACATCTCGCCGACCAAGCGGCCGATATCCTGACTGCCGTACGTGACTGGGTGCTCATGGAGTTGCAGCTGGAGATGCGCGTCGCCCTCGTGCCGATCGCCGATATTCGCGCGGCCGGCCATGATGTGCTGCTTGCACGCTTCGCCGCCAGCGACCATGCCACCTATGCGATGTTTTCCGGGGGCGGGGCGAGCTGGGCGGAGCAGCAGATGAAGGCCGGCGCCTATCAGCTGACCACGCCTTCCGCGTTCCCTCCTGACCTGACCGGCCTTTCCTGTCGCTGGGATCCGATCGCAGCCCATCATGGCACAGTGCTCTCGATCATCGCCAAACCCGTATCCGAAGCAAGAATGGCAGAATTCAAGGCGCTGGTCGAGGACATCATCGCCACAACCATCGAAGCGGAGCGGCAATCCCATCCGCTTCCCGAGCAGGGGCCGGGCCTCAGCTTCTCCCTGTCCAGCCTGAAGGCGGAAGCCATTACCGTGCCGCCGGACCGCCGGCTGCGGAAGTGGCTGTCCGCCGTCACTCAGGTCGTCCTGTCGATCGTGCTGCACCGGTTCAACCTGTCTCTCGGCTCCTTCAACGCCCGCGCCTATGCGCGGGAGGTCGCGGCCAATTCCGACTTCAGAAAATTCGACGACGGGCTGAAAATGACGGTGGATGTCGACGAAGAGAGGCGCCGGCGGATCGAAGCCGTGCTCGAGGCGGCCGAGGCGGCCGGCATATGCCATTACGGTATTCATCAGCAGGATAGCGCCTTGATGACCTGTTTCGTGCTGGCGCCGCTTTCGCATGATCACCTGCACTTCATCGATGGCGGAAATGGCGGCTACGCGCTGGCGGCTCAGCAATTGGCGCTGAAGCTAACACCAGATAAAGCCGTGAGTGAAACAATGCGAGGCGTCGGGGCGCATGGTCCGCCACTTGCCTGATTGCCAAGCGGTTCTGCAAACGCAATAGTGGGTCCGGACGCTTGAGCAGGGGGAAGACGGGCAATCACGTCAGCAGTCGATGGTGTGAGCCGGCAGAGCACGATGGAAAAAAGTCTTACCCGCTATATCTGGTCCAATACCTACAAGCAGCAGCTGTGGATCCTGATGATCGTTGCTGCATCCATGGTCCCCTATTTCCTCTCCTTCGACCTGCCGAAGCGCATCGTCAACGGGCCGATCCAGGGGGAAGGCTTTTCCTCGCCCGACGATACGCAGCGGTTTTTCCATCTGTCCTTCGATCTGCCGGGTCTGGGCCATGTGGAGCTCTTCGAGGGCTTCGAACTGGACCGCGTGCAGATGCTGATGGCGCTCAGCGGCGTCTTCCTGGGTCTGG
The sequence above is a segment of the Rhizobium sp. SSA_523 genome. Coding sequences within it:
- a CDS encoding lysylphosphatidylglycerol synthase transmembrane domain-containing protein yields the protein MRPIPIASGLAIISLLLALFLLLDTAAIRQALGQVSLLAVVSGLVIVQIQIILSALRWRFTAGRLGQKMPASHALGEYYLASALNQVLPGGMAGDALRAYRGRGEGGAGMALSTKAVILERLSGQLAFFSICACGLLFWPSLLARILPGAAPVWLALVVMLLLGASGLILRRLRSLRQDLTRAFVERGAWRVQLLLSLGTTGAYLLLFWLAAYATGGALPVTALVTVIPLCLLSMLIPTGFGGWGTREAAAAALWPLVGLASAQGVAASILYGALALIGSLPGLAVLVFHRRKGHVTAQGDRRA
- a CDS encoding SDR family oxidoreductase, which produces MMTRLDNKLVVVTAAGQGIGRASALAFAAAGARVLATDINEEALSTLSSEERITTKRLDVLDSEAVKRFFAEVGTVDILFNCAGVVHSGSVLDVNDTDLSFAFDLNVRAMIRTIQAALPGMLEKGEGAIINMASVASSIKGVPNRCAYSLTKAAVIGLTKSVAADYVGKGIRCNAICPGTVQSPSLEERMRAQGDYEAARAAFIARQPMGRLGTPEEIAGLAVYLAGATYTTGQAYNIDGGWAL
- a CDS encoding sulfatase — encoded protein: MRSDSRASTIADQEGPGRRGLGGLAAWTMVLLTSFLVLTLPDHPDAITPAAFLRLPLELPILILLLAMVRGPANMALRLAVTMLAGLILSLKLADIAVQTAFQRPFNPYLDAKMVIDGWNLFSGTVGVTVAGLIILTSILLVAALLTLYAIAMKRISRSAPYVRGGAAFAAGLLICIGAASLATHRALPLQWEAGMAPNLVNRVTLVAHSVADMAEFEAEILQDRPLPPPDTLFNAVKGRDVILIFIESYGRSAIEDPAYAPTIKPRLARLEQAFAAEGFSAASRWVTSPTVGGLSWLAHGSLLSGLWINNQARYDRLMISERPSLNRLFSQAGWRSVAVMPAITMAWPEADYFGYDQVLAARDLNYRGKPFNWVTMPDQYTLSAFEKQVRAVDPRKPVMAEIALISSHAPWTPVPSLIDWHSVGDGTSFNDQAAAGPSPQDVWAQNDRVRNHYIRTIDYSLETLGSYITNFGKDALFILIGDHQPAALVTGPDASRDVPLHIVTRDAALAARFQAQGFVSGLTPQDGTQMSMSSLRSLLIDTLTDG
- a CDS encoding CDP-alcohol phosphatidyltransferase family protein; the encoded protein is MTLLQDLSERAGEPQKRWLPDGGGLMANTLKVLLSVYCVSLLIGWMATRHLALEGHVVMLAAAILAVMFLFVLMGLPRHRHARFGYGNAVTAIRAGLVSLVAATILSSQSFAEGEVTVLIWSMVAATCLALALDGVDGSLARLFRQQSELGARFDMEVDAFLILMLSIACFVLDKAGAWVMAIGMMRYAFVAAQWLFPALRAELFASVRRKLVCVIQVAALCLAVVPGLAQPFTGALCAICLLLLAYSFAVDTAWLITRSRRAAR
- a CDS encoding DUF3095 domain-containing protein, with the translated sequence MTSSDDNSFYQTLPLLTRFEGVADASNYAPLPEGWLLAVADIVGSTKAIEEGRYKTVNLAGASVISALLNGTGARDYPFVFGGDGATVALPGHLADQAADILTAVRDWVLMELQLEMRVALVPIADIRAAGHDVLLARFAASDHATYAMFSGGGASWAEQQMKAGAYQLTTPSAFPPDLTGLSCRWDPIAAHHGTVLSIIAKPVSEARMAEFKALVEDIIATTIEAERQSHPLPEQGPGLSFSLSSLKAEAITVPPDRRLRKWLSAVTQVVLSIVLHRFNLSLGSFNARAYAREVAANSDFRKFDDGLKMTVDVDEERRRRIEAVLEAAEAAGICHYGIHQQDSALMTCFVLAPLSHDHLHFIDGGNGGYALAAQQLALKLTPDKAVSETMRGVGAHGPPLA
- a CDS encoding MBL fold metallo-hydrolase, whose translation is MTDHQFQAKFWGTRGSVPVSGKDFQRYGGNTPCIEVRCGGHVMIFDAGSGILGAGQALLGEDVSEIDVFFSHCHYDHIIGLPFFKPIYNPATTVSFWSGHMHGRMTTSQMIKQFISPPFFPINIEICNATLRFCDFAAGAVLTPKPGITLKTFSLFHPGGCIGYRIEFMGKILALVFDIEHVPGELDPVALEMMKGADVVVYDSAFTESEMQRYRGFGHSTWEQGVRLMKAAEAKKLVLFHHAPGRTDGEMALLEKLAQEAFPDTIAAYDGLVIDFETEMEAPLSE
- a CDS encoding FkbM family methyltransferase, translated to MRKGVSTQLGLLRSVVIYYGLPWRRRSLHRFYGALIEPGHLVFDIGAHVGSRSRTLAALGARVVAVEPQPVFADFLERHLAKRLLALERVAVGREMGEIDLHISTRHPTVTSISPEFLAAAKQSPGFSSVDWDSKVRVPMTTLESLVSRYGRPDFCKIDVEGVEADILRGMEAPLPLIAFEYIPSMMALTEAAIEVLEQKGRYRFNRVIGESHRFHAEEWVDALTLRRDLAGLPRDAPSGDIYARLSP
- the ribA gene encoding GTP cyclohydrolase II RibA; this translates as MTGESPFSINGTDPAVEVERTVSELRYGRPIILHDNQNKMALVALDAVQPRLFDQFAEAARQNHGLLLTRPRAARIGIKTTTDVLVPLAGKGFDWASRLSYAVDVDRPETWTAAPALASAAVDLTQTALLLPALVCADVSEDSSAFSGCCSLHADRIAGARPARESFQQIVRTRVPLNDYGDADFVVFRGGLAQKDQVAIIVGKPDVSKPVPIRIHSSCITGDLCGSLKCDCGDQLRNGLDLLLQAGGGVLLYLDQEGRGTGIGAKMRAYGYQHRGLDTIDADAELGFAPDHRRYESAIAMLKLLSISQVVVYTNNPTKIESLRRAGITVHARTPVLGRVTSENENYLRTKTLRAGHMLDLETLIAAE
- a CDS encoding adenylate/guanylate cyclase domain-containing protein, which encodes MDAIRNAFSERQLRRARILSGLIIFLFLLMHTLNHSMGLISVRAADQARPLLLAVWRSAPGTFLLYGSFVVHIVLVLRTLYIRRSLSMPNGEAIQILLGLLVPVLIIDHILSTRVASTLFHLRDSYETIVHLLWSKSPRDGVIQSIALIVIWAHGCLGIHFWLRHRAWYVQLWPWILTFAILVPTLSLLGFAQMGRTLANPTFPLSGFPGGTYDPTLLPAGAADTLRDIKAVLYSGLAGALFFVLAARLIRWLKARAHLVTIRYITGEVISVPRGFTVLEASRVAGKAHYAVCGGKGRCSTCRVQIIDGQDNLPPPDQLESHTLERIHAEPGVRLACQLRPTGTVTLSPILVALPQTQGTPDNYEAIPGREREIAILFCDIRNFTSLSESRLPFDIVFLLNRYFAVVGSAVEAAGGRVDKFIGDGAMALFGISEGMDEGCRQAVRAAAAIMDGVDELNRQMAQDLTVPLRVAIGIHAGSAVVGTLGYGQTRNLTAIGDTVNVASRMEATAKELDMPLVISEPVASCSGVDTTGADAREITVRGRTIPLKIFVLNRPAVG
- a CDS encoding zinc-binding alcohol dehydrogenase, translating into MRSTALRPPGDGEVQVRTLYTGISRGTEATVFQGLVPESERERMRLPCMEGEFAFPLKYGYCAVGTVEAGEAELIGQTVFCLHPHQDRFVVPVSGIVPLPADLPAARGVLTANMETALNIVWDAAIQPGERVAVFGAGVVGTLVAFLARSIPGTEVVLVDPNLERASLASALDIAFTVPGSLDGSFDRLINASGSAAALAEAIELAGMEARLVEASWYGQRQVSLCLGGAFHSKRLSIVSSQVGQVSASMRARWDHRRRMAKAMDLLADRRLDQLISGESAFRDLPADYPRILQSSATLCHRISFQ